The Pseudodesulfovibrio sp. S3 genome window below encodes:
- a CDS encoding response regulator produces MSIVVATTRADTLTGFMTALAVESGLDIEVLTSGKSTLEKVKVQKPRLVVIDEGLPDLKPLELVREILMVSAMTLTAVITDMAEEDFHEASEGYGVLKALPLELTRDHGKELAGLLAGV; encoded by the coding sequence ATGTCCATTGTCGTGGCAACCACACGCGCCGACACGCTGACAGGATTCATGACCGCCCTGGCGGTCGAGAGCGGGCTGGACATCGAGGTGCTCACCTCCGGGAAATCGACCCTGGAAAAAGTCAAGGTCCAAAAACCCCGACTGGTGGTCATCGACGAGGGGCTGCCCGACCTCAAACCCCTGGAACTGGTCCGTGAGATTCTCATGGTCTCGGCCATGACCCTGACTGCGGTGATCACCGACATGGCTGAAGAGGACTTTCACGAAGCCAGCGAAGGATACGGCGTACTCAAGGCGCTCCCGTTGGAACTCACACGGGACCACGGAAAGGAACTGGCCGGCCTGCTGGCCGGGGTATAG
- a CDS encoding NifB/NifX family molybdenum-iron cluster-binding protein, translating into MNTRIAIPTAEPGGMDAVIDAHFGHCAMYTLVDVEDGTVKEVSIVPSCPHVQGGCMAPVNYLADNKVKALISGGMGMRPLMGFNEVGIQVYHGSGAPTVKAAIEAFLHDSLPVFTVDQTCGGGH; encoded by the coding sequence GTGAATACAAGAATTGCCATCCCCACTGCGGAACCCGGCGGCATGGACGCCGTCATCGACGCCCACTTCGGCCACTGCGCCATGTACACCTTGGTGGACGTGGAAGACGGGACCGTCAAAGAGGTTTCCATCGTGCCGAGCTGCCCGCACGTACAGGGCGGCTGCATGGCCCCGGTCAACTACCTGGCCGACAACAAGGTCAAGGCCCTGATCTCCGGCGGCATGGGTATGCGTCCCCTCATGGGCTTCAACGAAGTGGGCATCCAGGTGTATCACGGATCAGGCGCGCCCACGGTAAAAGCGGCCATTGAGGCTTTCCTGCACGACAGCCTGCCGGTCTTCACCGTGGATCAGACCTGCGGGGGCGGGCACTAG
- a CDS encoding YifB family Mg chelatase-like AAA ATPase, producing the protein MIAQIACAALMGIDAFKVQLEVDFSRSGMPCFTMVGLAEGAVRESKERVFSALKNCGFKVPPARITVNLAPADVRKAGSGYDLPLAVGILCGMGVIEQEAVDGWFMAGELSLTGDLKSVPGVLPLALAARKDKGKGIIVPEANGREGAVAGDLAVMGASDLGQVVRMLLGEEDIQPATVDIDTLWSERRAHLNDFGEVKGQEHAKRAIEIAAAGGHNLLFIGPPGSGKTMLAKRIPTVLPPLRFEEALEVTKVYSVAGLLPKNRALMVTRPFRTPHHTISDVGLVGGGRYPQPGETSLAHRGVLFLDEMPEFKKSVLEVLRQPLEDGEVSISRSLMTLKYPADVMLVAAMNPCPCGYMSDDTHTCTCSPLAVQRYRGKISGPLLDRIDLHVNVPAVPYDDLKQSRSEVDSAVMRERIMAARDIQTARYEERHFSLNAELDGSALEEFCGLGKAEHGFLKQAVESLGLSARAYTRILRIARTIADLAGADTITDGHLAEAINYRAMDREG; encoded by the coding sequence TTGATCGCCCAAATAGCTTGCGCCGCCCTCATGGGCATAGACGCTTTCAAGGTTCAGCTCGAAGTCGACTTTTCCCGCTCGGGAATGCCCTGTTTCACCATGGTCGGTCTGGCCGAAGGTGCGGTCAGGGAATCCAAGGAGCGCGTTTTTTCCGCCCTCAAGAATTGCGGGTTCAAGGTGCCGCCCGCACGGATTACCGTGAACCTCGCCCCGGCGGACGTGCGCAAGGCCGGGAGCGGTTACGACCTGCCGCTGGCCGTGGGCATCCTCTGCGGTATGGGCGTCATCGAACAGGAGGCCGTTGACGGCTGGTTCATGGCGGGAGAATTGTCCCTGACCGGCGACCTGAAGTCAGTGCCCGGCGTCCTGCCCCTGGCCCTGGCTGCGCGCAAGGACAAAGGGAAGGGCATTATTGTCCCGGAAGCCAACGGACGCGAGGGGGCCGTGGCCGGAGACCTGGCCGTCATGGGCGCGTCCGATCTCGGTCAGGTGGTGCGGATGCTGCTCGGTGAAGAGGATATCCAGCCTGCAACGGTGGATATCGACACCCTGTGGAGCGAGCGTCGGGCCCATCTGAATGATTTCGGCGAGGTCAAGGGCCAGGAACATGCCAAGCGGGCCATCGAGATCGCGGCGGCTGGCGGTCACAATCTGCTCTTTATCGGCCCGCCCGGCTCGGGCAAGACCATGCTGGCCAAGCGTATCCCCACGGTGTTGCCGCCCCTGCGTTTCGAAGAGGCCCTGGAGGTGACCAAGGTTTATTCGGTTGCCGGATTGCTTCCGAAGAACCGGGCGCTCATGGTGACCCGCCCCTTTCGCACTCCGCATCACACCATCTCCGATGTCGGCCTGGTGGGCGGCGGACGCTACCCCCAGCCGGGCGAAACATCCCTGGCCCATCGGGGCGTGCTCTTTCTGGACGAGATGCCGGAGTTCAAGAAATCCGTGCTCGAAGTGCTGCGTCAGCCCCTTGAGGACGGCGAGGTCTCCATCTCCCGTTCGCTCATGACCTTGAAATATCCGGCTGACGTCATGCTGGTGGCGGCCATGAACCCGTGTCCGTGCGGCTACATGTCCGACGACACCCATACCTGCACGTGCAGCCCCCTGGCCGTGCAGCGTTACCGGGGCAAGATTTCCGGGCCGCTGCTCGATCGTATCGACCTGCACGTGAACGTGCCAGCCGTGCCCTATGACGACCTCAAGCAGTCCCGCTCCGAAGTGGATTCCGCGGTCATGCGGGAGCGCATCATGGCCGCCCGCGATATCCAGACTGCACGGTACGAGGAGCGTCATTTTTCTCTCAATGCCGAGTTGGATGGTTCTGCCCTGGAAGAGTTCTGCGGACTGGGCAAGGCCGAACACGGTTTCCTGAAACAGGCCGTGGAATCCCTGGGCCTTTCCGCCCGTGCCTATACGCGCATCCTGCGTATCGCCCGCACCATCGCCGACCTGGCCGGTGCAGACACCATCACCGACGGCCACCTGGCCGAAGCCATCAACTACCGGGCCATGGACCGGGAGGGGTAG